In Halorientalis sp. LT38, a genomic segment contains:
- a CDS encoding PH domain-containing protein has protein sequence MNALQSRVRLRWGIVALVLVAVVAGVVTAIERFVFELTPLLGPGVGALLLLVAVAYVQALYRSWGYRLDDDALELRRGVLTKVDTAVPYVRIQHVDTQRGPLDRLLGLGRVVVYTAGSRGADVTVPGLKPDQARDLRNRLRDLAVESEPEDAV, from the coding sequence ATGAACGCCCTCCAGTCTCGCGTCCGACTGCGGTGGGGTATCGTCGCGCTCGTCCTCGTGGCCGTCGTCGCCGGCGTCGTCACAGCGATCGAGCGCTTCGTCTTCGAACTCACGCCGCTGCTCGGGCCGGGGGTCGGCGCGCTCCTGCTGCTCGTCGCCGTCGCGTACGTCCAGGCGCTCTACCGGAGCTGGGGCTACCGCCTCGACGACGACGCCCTCGAACTCCGGCGTGGCGTCCTGACGAAAGTCGACACGGCGGTCCCCTACGTCCGAATCCAGCACGTCGACACCCAGCGCGGGCCCCTCGATCGGCTGCTCGGCCTCGGCCGCGTCGTGGTCTACACCGCCGGCTCGCGGGGCGCGGACGTGACCGTCCCCGGTCTGAAACCCGACCAGGCGCGTGACCTGCGAAACCGGTTGCGGGACCTGGCCGTCGAGAGCGAACCGGAGGACGCCGTATGA
- a CDS encoding PH domain-containing protein, whose product MKLHPLSAVTRSLQRGFVAASFAFFVVAIGGFVAPGLTDSLGLMVGLFVLLFLVGVAYGVAYYYRYEYELTPDTFDVNSGVIGRQEREIPYRRIQNVDLTESIFHRIVGVAVVQIETAGGSQTEATLNFVSSDEARRLQREIRDRRARAQGADAEQAATAAESETERSVDDATPGAAQRDTTAESAETVTPDPERAADRISESGEIESQSQIFELGSTELLILAVTSFRPAAIAFLLIGFPFVQDVFVSLLSRMLGLEPSVGALIATIDLAVVVGLLTVLLGAITLWAISTVVTFLEYYGFTLGRQGEDLVYERGLLQRYSGSIPTDKIQTLTITENLLMRALGYAGFTVETAGYSPGQGDKGPQSAIPIARRDHALELARDLEPFGEPTFTRPPKRARRRYAVRFGLVVLGLTAVAFVIAQLVTGFGLWWVPLVLLVGVPPAAHLRWANRGYYAGEDYFVVRDGFWNRTTRVVPYYRLQTVIRRRTVFQRRLDLAHLTADTATASLLGRTDATAYDIDADVAADLFELQRERLQSSLHGGA is encoded by the coding sequence ATGAAACTCCACCCGCTGAGCGCGGTCACCCGCAGCCTCCAGCGGGGATTCGTCGCCGCCTCGTTCGCGTTCTTCGTCGTCGCCATCGGCGGGTTCGTCGCGCCCGGCCTGACCGACTCTCTCGGGCTGATGGTCGGGCTGTTCGTCCTCCTCTTTCTCGTCGGCGTCGCCTACGGCGTCGCGTACTACTACCGCTACGAGTACGAACTGACGCCCGACACCTTCGACGTGAACTCGGGCGTGATCGGCCGGCAGGAACGCGAGATCCCCTACCGGCGGATCCAGAACGTCGACCTGACCGAGAGCATCTTCCACCGCATCGTCGGCGTGGCAGTCGTCCAGATCGAGACCGCCGGCGGCTCCCAGACGGAGGCGACCCTGAACTTCGTCTCCAGCGACGAGGCCCGCCGGCTCCAGCGCGAGATCCGCGACCGGCGGGCCCGTGCCCAGGGAGCCGACGCGGAACAAGCCGCCACCGCCGCGGAGTCAGAGACGGAGCGGTCGGTCGATGACGCGACCCCCGGTGCCGCCCAGCGAGATACGACTGCAGAGTCCGCCGAGACGGTCACCCCCGACCCCGAGCGCGCCGCGGACCGCATCTCGGAATCGGGCGAGATCGAATCCCAATCCCAGATATTCGAGTTGGGTTCGACCGAACTGTTGATCCTGGCGGTCACCTCCTTCCGCCCGGCGGCCATCGCCTTCCTCCTGATCGGGTTCCCCTTCGTCCAGGACGTCTTCGTCAGCCTGCTGTCCCGGATGCTCGGGCTGGAGCCCTCCGTCGGCGCGCTGATCGCCACGATCGATCTGGCCGTCGTGGTCGGCCTGCTCACCGTCCTGCTCGGCGCTATCACGCTGTGGGCGATCAGCACGGTCGTGACCTTCCTCGAGTACTACGGGTTCACGCTCGGCCGGCAGGGCGAGGACCTGGTCTACGAACGCGGCCTCCTCCAGCGCTACAGCGGGTCGATCCCGACCGACAAGATCCAGACGCTGACGATCACGGAGAACCTGTTGATGCGCGCACTGGGCTACGCCGGCTTTACCGTCGAGACCGCGGGGTACAGCCCGGGCCAGGGCGACAAAGGCCCCCAGTCCGCCATCCCCATCGCTCGCCGCGACCACGCGCTGGAACTCGCGCGCGACCTCGAACCGTTCGGCGAGCCAACGTTCACGCGCCCGCCGAAACGTGCCCGGCGGCGCTACGCGGTCCGATTCGGACTCGTCGTACTCGGCCTGACAGCCGTCGCGTTCGTCATCGCACAACTCGTCACCGGGTTCGGGCTGTGGTGGGTTCCCCTCGTCCTCCTCGTGGGCGTTCCGCCCGCCGCGCACCTGCGGTGGGCCAATCGCGGCTACTACGCCGGCGAGGACTACTTCGTCGTCCGCGACGGCTTCTGGAACCGGACGACCCGCGTCGTCCCGTACTACCGCCTGCAGACGGTGATTCGACGGCGGACCGTGTTCCAGCGCCGCCTCGACCTCGCGCACCTGACCGCCGACACCGCGACCGCCTCTCTGCTGGGCCGCACTGACGCCACCGCCTACGATATCGACGCCGACGTGGCCGCCGACCTCTTCGAACTGCAGCGCGAGCGATTACAGTCGAGTCTGCACGGCGGCGCCTGA
- a CDS encoding CBS domain-containing protein: protein MDDIFVARLMSSGTITVSPDTLVEDAADILLEKQIGSLVVVDSHNQLKGILTSTDFVRIVAESQPKASTTVEKYMTDQVVTVEAQDSIRDAADKMITFDIQHLPVVDDEAGVIGMLSTTDLTAYLSDVEDPSPA from the coding sequence ATGGATGATATCTTCGTCGCCCGTCTGATGTCGTCGGGCACGATTACCGTTTCACCGGACACGCTCGTCGAGGACGCTGCCGACATTCTGCTGGAGAAGCAGATCGGCTCGCTCGTCGTCGTCGACAGTCACAACCAGCTGAAGGGTATTCTCACGAGCACGGACTTCGTCCGCATCGTCGCCGAAAGCCAGCCAAAGGCGAGCACGACCGTCGAGAAGTACATGACCGACCAGGTCGTCACCGTCGAAGCACAGGACTCCATCCGGGACGCTGCGGACAAGATGATCACGTTCGATATCCAGCACCTCCCCGTCGTCGACGACGAGGCGGGTGTCATCGGAATGCTCTCGACGACGGACCTCACGGCCTACCTCTCGGACGTCGAGGACCCCTCGCCCGCGTAG